In Mobula birostris isolate sMobBir1 chromosome 15, sMobBir1.hap1, whole genome shotgun sequence, the following proteins share a genomic window:
- the cmtm3 gene encoding CKLF-like MARVEL transmembrane domain-containing protein 3 isoform X3, whose translation MSDRDSPEPPSPSRPGLGDLIADKSFLTSRKGLLLAAEVVLSFIIFVCYLASSVVSLMTAPLIEFLLAICAYYVYVTKFIERFRGFHCPLMIFGFIATVVFAFDFYGTFNQLIVFLNPQDLPTHTATIRKAAGDDVVPSDSDSE comes from the exons ATGAGTGACCGCGATTCGCCGGAGCCTCCGTCCCCGTCCCGGCCGGGACTGGGTGACTTGATCGCGGACAAAAGTTTCCTGACCTCTCGGAAGGGGCTGCTGTTGGCCGCTGAGGTG GTACTGTCCTTCATCATCTTCGTGTGCTACCTGGCATCGTCCGTGGTCTCCCTGATGACGGCTCCGCTGATCGAGTTCCTGCTGGCTATCTGCGCCTACTACGTGTATGTGACAAAGTTCATCGAGCGGTTCAGGGGCTTCCACTGTCCCCTGATG ATCTTCGGCTTCATCGCAACTGTCGTCTTCGCCTTTGACTTCTACGGCACCTTCAACCAACTGATTGTCTTCCTGAACCCTCAGGATCTCCCCACTCACACCGCCACCATCAGGAAGGCCGCAG GAGACGACGTTGTCCCCTCAGACTCTGACAGCGAGTGA
- the cmtm3 gene encoding CKLF-like MARVEL transmembrane domain-containing protein 3 isoform X2: MSDRDSPEPPSPSRPGLGDLIADKSFLTSRKGLLLAAEVVLSFIIFVCYLASSVVSLMTAPLIEFLLAICAYYVYVTKFIERFRGFHCPLMDFIRCISAAIIYFAISIYAVTKSNSASKAAGDLPTHTATIRKAAGDDVVPSDSDSE; the protein is encoded by the exons ATGAGTGACCGCGATTCGCCGGAGCCTCCGTCCCCGTCCCGGCCGGGACTGGGTGACTTGATCGCGGACAAAAGTTTCCTGACCTCTCGGAAGGGGCTGCTGTTGGCCGCTGAGGTG GTACTGTCCTTCATCATCTTCGTGTGCTACCTGGCATCGTCCGTGGTCTCCCTGATGACGGCTCCGCTGATCGAGTTCCTGCTGGCTATCTGCGCCTACTACGTGTATGTGACAAAGTTCATCGAGCGGTTCAGGGGCTTCCACTGTCCCCTGATG GATTTCATCCGCTGTATCTCTGCTGCCATCATTTACTTTGCCATCTCCATTTACGCCGTTACTAAAAGCAACTCAGCTTCAAAAGCAGCTGGG GATCTCCCCACTCACACCGCCACCATCAGGAAGGCCGCAG GAGACGACGTTGTCCCCTCAGACTCTGACAGCGAGTGA
- the cmtm3 gene encoding CKLF-like MARVEL transmembrane domain-containing protein 3 isoform X1 — MSDRDSPEPPSPSRPGLGDLIADKSFLTSRKGLLLAAEVVLSFIIFVCYLASSVVSLMTAPLIEFLLAICAYYVYVTKFIERFRGFHCPLMDFIRCISAAIIYFAISIYAVTKSNSASKAAGIFGFIATVVFAFDFYGTFNQLIVFLNPQDLPTHTATIRKAAGDDVVPSDSDSE; from the exons ATGAGTGACCGCGATTCGCCGGAGCCTCCGTCCCCGTCCCGGCCGGGACTGGGTGACTTGATCGCGGACAAAAGTTTCCTGACCTCTCGGAAGGGGCTGCTGTTGGCCGCTGAGGTG GTACTGTCCTTCATCATCTTCGTGTGCTACCTGGCATCGTCCGTGGTCTCCCTGATGACGGCTCCGCTGATCGAGTTCCTGCTGGCTATCTGCGCCTACTACGTGTATGTGACAAAGTTCATCGAGCGGTTCAGGGGCTTCCACTGTCCCCTGATG GATTTCATCCGCTGTATCTCTGCTGCCATCATTTACTTTGCCATCTCCATTTACGCCGTTACTAAAAGCAACTCAGCTTCAAAAGCAGCTGGG ATCTTCGGCTTCATCGCAACTGTCGTCTTCGCCTTTGACTTCTACGGCACCTTCAACCAACTGATTGTCTTCCTGAACCCTCAGGATCTCCCCACTCACACCGCCACCATCAGGAAGGCCGCAG GAGACGACGTTGTCCCCTCAGACTCTGACAGCGAGTGA